The following proteins are encoded in a genomic region of Nakaseomyces glabratus chromosome J, complete sequence:
- the RCO1 gene encoding Rco1p (CAGL0J01529g~Ortholog(s) have role in histone deacetylation, negative regulation of antisense RNA transcription and positive regulation of transcription from RNA polymerase II promoter, more), whose product MSGQSSNTSSKGSSVTPASDGKTINGLEKVKVKLEKVNERGRSRPKRSSSQNVDYDLKKRKIITEDLNLGKKNGDQSEAGSTGNGTPTGSTNGPEFKAEDIIEYNRKGEIVKVNEPPTIETVNGANGIPLSQFPPDKVKKEYLWNFKKSNSGQYLLSAAVAAKSSKDNEEKPNFTERFEQLLLQAKATTEKERELTKPSHIRHQVKSSSKTEHVLVPKGINLHNPHIKTKLKDTHAFDSKTKLISQNPVGQMNDIAMAKKKSSDGTTQEIENDDYCSACFQTGSFLCCDTCPKSFHFLCLNPPLDPDHLPEGDWSCPQCMVKLRYANNTQYLKAQKAYTAQMPKGKRLFGKLLFSLQGTNPRQFNLPNFIKETFQSVKTGPRGQYSDDTIKEPLSDKPIFNSPYGQSITKLDSYNLDSHIDQTTGKILTCYRCGVSRLGSWSHPEEARLLIKCDYCNTRWHLDCVPEVPRASLKNLGSKWQCPLHSEPPNTTKFDDQSKIKKSRKLIKNQRYMEPLQSCGYRNEGNIEVALDEISALPPKNARNINVAYKPIPLLNESNFILDFEEKLRQVKENEFRKSVSAQSKILEQLMCTLKKDEKEDIMTLLQFRFKKSKELKQLWDFSELTSKLNAKIQPQNETKNEDIQALLALKKIIESKPKEEILRFLDLSDD is encoded by the coding sequence ATGTCGGGACAAAGCTCGAATACTTCATCGAAGGGATCTTCTGTGACTCCTGCTTCTGACGGTAAGACTATAAATGGCTTAGAGAAGGTCAAGGTGAAGTTGGAAAAAGTCAACGAGAGAGGCAGGAGTAGACCGAAACGTTCTTCCTCCCAAAATGTCGACTatgacttgaagaaaaggaagatTATTACGGAGGATTTAAACCTTGGAAAGAAGAATGGGGATCAATCTGAAGCAGGCAGCACTGGTAATGGCACACCTACGGGATCAACAAATGGACCTGAATTCAAAGCCGAGGATATCATAGAGTATAACAGAAAGGGCGAAATAGTGAAGGTTAATGAACCCCCAACAATTGAAACTGTCAACGGTGCTAATGGCATACCGTTAAGTCAGTTCCCACCTGATAAAGTGAAGAAGGAGTACTTATggaatttcaaaaaatctAATTCGGGTCAGTACTTGCTTTCAGCAGCTGTTGCTGCAAAGTCATCTaaagataatgaagaaaaaccAAATTTCACCGAAAGATTCGAACAGCTGCTATTACAAGCCAAGGCAACCACcgagaaagagagagaaCTTACAAAACCAAGTCACATTAGACATCAAGTGAAAAGCTCTTCCAAAACAGAACATGTCCTTGTGCCGAAAGGGATCAATTTGCACAATCCGCATATAAAAACTAAACTGAAGGATACTCATGCATTTGATTCCAAAACAAAACTTATAAGTCAAAATCCTGTTGGCCAGATGAATGACATTGCTATGgctaaaaagaaatcatcAGATGGCACTACACAAGAGATTGAGAATGACGATTACTGTTCAGCTTGTTTTCAAACTGGGTCCTTTTTGTGCTGCGACACTTGCCCAAAATCGTTCCACTTTTTATGCCTAAACCCTCCACTTGACCCTGACCACCTTCCTGAAGGTGATTGGTCGTGCCCACAATGTATGGTAAAACTGAGGTATGCAAATAATACACAATACCTCAAAGCACAAAAGGCATATACAGCACAAATGCCAAAAGGAAAACGTCTATTTGGAAAACTCTTATTTTCATTACAAGGCACAAATCCAAGACAGTTCAATTTACCTaattttataaaagaaactttCCAATCGGTGAAGACTGGCCCAAGAGGACAATATAGTGATGACACTATTAAAGAACCATTAAGTGACAAGCCGATTTTTAACAGTCCTTACGGTCAAAGTATCACAAAACTAGATTCATATAATTTGGACAGTCATATAGACCAAACCACAGGTAAGATTCTCACATGTTATCGTTGTGGTGTAAGTCGTTTAGGTAGTTGGTCTCATCCCGAAGAAGCTAGACTACTGATAAAATGCGATTATTGTAATACTAGATGGCACTTAGATTGTGTTCCAGAAGTACCAAGGGCATCGCTGAAAAACTTGGGATCTAAATGGCAATGCCCACTACATTCCGAACCACCAAATACTACCAAGTTTGATGATCAATCtaagataaagaaaagcaGAAAACTTATCAAGAATCAAAGGTATATGGAACCGTTACAAAGCTGTGGATATAGAAATGAAGGTAATATTGAAGTTGCCTTAGATGAAATATCTGCACTTCCTCCCAAGAATGCAAGAAATATCAACGTGGCCTACAAGCCGATCCCTTTACTTAATGAGTCTAATTTTATACTGgactttgaagaaaagcTAAGACAGGTAAAGGAAAATGAGTTTAGGAAGTCAGTTAGTGCTCAATCGAAAATATTAGAGCAGCTTATGTGTACATTGAAGAAGGACGAAAAGGAAGACATAATGACCTTACTTCAATTTAGGTTCAAAAAGTCAAAAGAGCTAAAACAATTGTGGGATTTCAGCGAATTGACATCTAAATTGAATGCTAAAATTCAACCGCAAAATGAAACTAAGAATGAAGATATTCAGGCTTTACTAgctttaaaaaaaattatagaGTCTAAACCAAAAGAAGAGATCCTTAGGTTTCTTGATTTAAGTGATGATTAA